Proteins found in one Drosophila busckii strain San Diego stock center, stock number 13000-0081.31 chromosome 2R, ASM1175060v1, whole genome shotgun sequence genomic segment:
- the LOC108597142 gene encoding probable cytochrome P450 6a14, translating into MVFLTLALLGVAVALAYSFYQSTYNYWKQRGVPHERPLLFFGNMKGIGSKLHFRDVNQRVYARFKGKTPFAGMFQFLKRVAFIIDLDLVKQVLIKDFNKFQDRGIFNNVRDDPLTGHLFTLEGDEWRSMRHKLTPVFTSGKMKHMFGIVVEVGQRLGDTVDKAVSAAVVDDGDVEIKELCARYTTDVIGSCAFGIDCNSLADPHAEFRAKGRMIFEKPRHHQLVQAFIFTNANLSRKLRLKVLPDELSSYFMEAVRNTVDYRMKHNIKRHDFLDQLIELRAEDQLAAQQTKGIDLSKGLTIEQMAAQAFVFFVAGFETSSSTMGFCLYELALQPDVQQKLREEIETVLGDAELTYEALGELTYLEQVLAETLRKHSILPHLLREANQDYAVPNTNFIIEKGTSIVIPVYAIHRDPEIYPDPERFDPARFEPEAIKARHPFAYLPFGDGPRNCIGERFGKMQAKIGLVSLLRRFKFSASKQTEVPLELENRSFVTSSKRGIHLKVERL; encoded by the exons ATGGTATTCTTGACTTTAGCGCTACTGGGCGTGGCCGTGGCATTAGCCTACAGCTTTTACCAGTCCACCTACAATTACTGGAAGCAACGCGGCGTGCCACATGAGCGCCCGCTGCTCTTCTTCGGCAACATGAAGGGCATAGGCAGCAAATTACATTTTCGTGATGTTAATCAACGCGTCTATGCGCGATTTAAGGGCAAGACGCCATTTGCTGGCATGTTTCAGTTTCTGAAGCGTGTAGCATTCATTATAGACTTGGATTTGGTCAAGCAGGTGCTGATAAAGGATTTCAACAAGTTTCAAGATCGCGGCATATTCAACAATGTGCGTGATGATCCGCTAACTGGTCATCTGTTTACGCTTGAGGGCGACGAGTGGCGCTCCATGCGGCACAAGCTGACGCCGGTGTTTACGTCTGGCAAAATGAAGCACATGTTTGGCATTGTAGTCGAGGTGGGTCAGCGACTGGGCGATACGGTGGATAAGGCAGTgagtgctgctgttgtagacGATGGCGATGTGGAGATCAAGGAGCTTTGCGCGCGCTACACCACCGACGTTATAGGCAGCTGCGCCTTTGGCATTGACTGCAACAGCTTGGCGGATCCGCATGCCGAGTTTCGTGCCAAGGGCAGAATGATCTTTGAAAAGCCACGCCATCATCAGCTGGTGCAGGCTTTTATCTTTACCAATGCCAATCTCTCCAGAAAGTTGCGTCTGAAAGTGTTGCCCGATGAGCTGTCGAGCTACTTTATGGAAGCTGTGCGCAATACAGTGGACTATCGCATGAAGCACAACATCAAGCGTCATGACTTTTTGGATCAACTAATCGAACTGCGTGCGGAGGAtcagctggcagcgcagcagacTAAAGGCATTGATCTATCCAAGGGCTTGACAATTGAGCAAATGGCAGCACAAGCTTTTGTATTCTTTGTAGCTGGCTTCGAGACCTCATCCAGCACCATGGGCTTTTGTCTATACGAGCTGGCACTGCAGCCAGATGTGCAGCAAAAGCTACGCGAGGAAATCGAAACAGTACTCGGCGACGCAGAGCTTACCTATGAAGCCTTAGGCGAGCTAACCTATTTGGAGCAGGTGCTAGCAG AAACTCTACGCAAGCATTCCATACTACCGCATCTTTTGAGAGAAGCCAACCAGGACTATGCAGTGCCtaacacaaattttattattgaaaaggGCACATCGATTGTCATACCTGTCTATGCCATACATCGTGATCCCGAAATATATCCTGATCCAGAGCGCTTCGATCCAGCGCGCTTCGAGCCGGAAGCTATTAAGGCTAGACATCCTTTTGCCTATTTGCCATTTGGGGACGGTCCTCGCAACTGCATTGGCGAACGCTTTGGTAAAATGCAGGCCAAGATTGGACTCGTTTCATTATTGCGTCGCTTCAAGTTCAGCGCCTCCAAGCAAACGGAGGTGCCTTTGGAACTAGAAAATCGCAGCTTTGTCACATCTTCTAAGCGTGGCATTCACCTGAAGGTTGAGagactttaa
- the LOC108595377 gene encoding SET domain-containing protein SmydA-8, with translation MATAGVSIEFTSKCAVKHNEQLGRYVVASCNIKEGETVLLEQPLLVLPNLGERRCCSCHHLTTRYCGKCQLLPLCEECTSHEQLDCQRLAKLQLTPQQLEQLQASPEVIGALKFLLLREHAETQQQFAEVMQMEAHLELRRSTDIWRSYQELVIAPLEASGVLTQLRNRTELTAELLQRLLGTADINAFEIRAPEQGGAMRGLYVRGALFAHSCLPNVVTAIDGVSIKVYANRNIAADEMLYNCYTNVLLGTEERRHILKTGKCFDCQCARCADPTELGTHLSSFVCNKCPKGFVVRQPDSGAWQCLLNAEHTLKPEFVASILERAKEEIFHSREDIYRLELLLAKLSRILHANHYVMLDLKQNIASILRQILQNMSHRPSCKVYERKIRLCQEILLVLKIITPGISRLKAIALYELANTQAELARKLYAEQEQQADDLLLELQQTEVMMREALRMLLFEPISSPEGQLARSMLRDLKELQNDMKLLQQTDEELSN, from the exons ATGGCCACAGCAGGAGTCAGCATTGAGTTTACCAGCAAGTGCGCAGTGAAGCACAATGAGCAGCTGGGCAG ATATGTGGTGGCCAGCTGCAATATTAAAGAGGGCGAGACtgtgctgctggagcagccgctgctggtgctgcctaATTTGGGTGaaaggcgctgctgcagctgtcatCATCTGACGACCAGATACTGTGG CAAGTGTCAACTGTTGCCGTTATGCGAGGAATGCACATCGCACGAGCAGCTGGACTGTCAGCGTCTGGCCAAGCTGCAGTTGAcgccgcagcagctggagcagctgcaggcaaGTCCTGAAGTAATCGGCGCCTTGAAGTTTCTGCTGTTACGTGAGCATGCGgagacgcagcagcagttcgCGGAAGTAATGCAAATGGAGGCACACCTGGAGCTGCGGCGAAGCACAGACATCTGGCGCAGCTACCAAGAGCTAGTCATAGCACCATTAGAAGCTAGCGGTGTGCTGACGCAGTTGCGCAATAGAACAGAGTTGACAGCTGAGCTCTTGCAGCGCCTGCTGGGCACAGCGGACATTAATGCGTTTGAGATACGTGCGCCGGAGCAGGGTGGTGCCATGCGTGGACTCTATGTGCGTGGAGCGCTGTTTGCGCACAGCTGTTTACCGAATGTGGTGACGGCCATTGATGGTGTCAGCATAAAGGTTTATGCCAATCGCAACATAGCCGCAGATGAGATGCTCTACAACTGTTATACCAATGTCTTGCTTGGCACGGAGGAGCGGCGTCATATACTCAAGACAGGCAAGTGCTTTGACTGCCAATGCGCACGTTGTGCTGATCCCACAGAGCTGGGCACACATCTCAGTAGCTTCGTGTGCAATAAATGTCCCAAGGGCTTTGTTGTGCGGCAGCCAGATTCCGGCGCTTGGCAGTGTTTGCTTAATGCGGAGCATACCCTGAAACCAGAATTTGTAGCCAGTATACTGGAGCGTGCTAAGGAGGAGATATTCCATTCTCGTGAAGATATCTATAGactagagctgctgctggccaagcttTCACGCATATTGCATGCTAACCATTATGTTATGTTGGATCTGAAGCAAAATATTGCCTCCATTCTGCGCCAGATATTGCAGAATATGTCGCATCGTCCCAGTTGCAAGGTCTATGAACGCAAAATACGCCTATGCCAGGAGATACTGCTCGTCTTAAAGATCATTACACCAGGCATATCGCGTCTCAAGGCAATTGCTCTGTACGAACTGGCCAACACCCAAGCTGAATTGGCGCGCAAGCTTTATGCTGAACAGGAACAGCAGGCTGACGATTTACTG ttGGAACTGCAGCAGACAGAGGTTATGATGCGCGAGGCATTGCGGATGCTACTTTTTGAACCCATTTCATCTCCGGAAGGTCAACTGGCACGCAGCATGTTAAGAGATCTAAAAGAGTTGCAAAATGACatgaaattgctgcagcagacTGACGAAGAATTAAGCAACTAA